The following coding sequences are from one Neodiprion lecontei isolate iyNeoLeco1 chromosome 7, iyNeoLeco1.1, whole genome shotgun sequence window:
- the LOC107224491 gene encoding CD209 antigen-like protein E produces MGSSSMSPCLHVASFIAILGLFISTEARVDQVVQTRFIAQGYTMCMGNTVAYKVHNEPRTWHEAVQVCRGEGARLAIIDSYEKVRVIGGMKPFNAYVWVGVSRSDSQHPWITADEGALMNNVPWAPTKPSGPYNCLTVRGCNRGLSNEDCSQRKGFVCEGVMIGSKPELV; encoded by the exons ATGGGTTCGTCATCAATGTCTCCGTGTCTCCACGTAGCGAGCTTCATCGCTATTCTGGGACTTTTCATCTCGACAGAGGCTCGTGTCGATCAAGTCG TTCAAACCAGGTTCATCGCGCAAGGCTACACCATGTGCATGGGCAACACCGTCGCTTACAAGGTTCACAACGAACCGCGGACCTGGCACGAAGCGGTGCAAGTTTGCAGAGGCGAAGGAGCTCGCCTGGCGATAATCGACAGCTACGAGAAGGTTCGAGTCATCGGCGGAATGAAGCCGTTCAACGCCTACGTCTGGGTCGGAGTGTCGCGATCGGATTCGCAGCATCCTTGGATAACGGCGGACGAAG GCGCCTTGATGAACAACGTTCCTTGGGCACCGACGAAACCTTCGGGCCCTTACAACTGCCTCACCGTCCGAGGGTGCAACCGGGGATTGAGCAACGAGGACTGCAGCCAGCGAAAGGGATTCGTCTGCGAAGGGGTGATGATAGGCTCGAAACCCGAATTAGTGTGA